In one Sesamum indicum cultivar Zhongzhi No. 13 linkage group LG12, S_indicum_v1.0, whole genome shotgun sequence genomic region, the following are encoded:
- the LOC105175383 gene encoding uncharacterized protein LOC105175383 isoform X2: MIMTENPKLEQMGSHHNPMSSNNCESGELGERGAGLKICVSDNVNGLQHHPSAAKSDSFVVDMERFSHLTEKDMNANSRITRNLSRKGSARSGEKKIIATNERDTTLLATSPRATLHGGSTPEKPVVVVMGPTDHSTVPQLHHQISFTNGTVGSECGGKRFSFRRSSHTWTTDPRRILLFFATLSCVGTIVLIYFTLSIGKLSGDDTALN, translated from the exons ATGATAATGACTGAAAATCCAAAGCTG gAGCAAATGGGTTCTCATCATAATCCGATGAGCTCAAATAATTGTGAATCCGGGGAATTGGGAGAGAGAGGTGCTGGTCTGAAAATATGCGTGTCTGATAACGTCAATGGATTACAGCACCACCCATCAGCCGCTAAATCTGATAGCTTTGTGGTGGATATGGAGCGGTTCTCTCATCTTACGGAGAAAGACATGAAtgcaaattcaagaattaca AGAAACCTTTCAAGAAAAGGATCCGCCAGAAGcggagaaaagaaaatcatcgCCACCAACGAAAGAGACACTACTCTCCTTGCTACTTCACCCAGAG CTACTTTACATGGAGGGAGCACGCCTGAAAAGCCAGTGGTAGTGGTGATGGGGCCCACCGATCACTCCACCGTCCCCCAACTCCACCATCAAATCTCCTTCACAAATGGCACTGTGGGCAGCGAATGTGGTGGCAAAAGATTCAGTTTCCGGCGGTCTTCACATACCTGGACTACTGATCCGAGAAGGATACTTCTCTTCTTTGCAACCCT GTCATGTGTAGGAACTATTGTACTCATCTATTTCACCTTATCGATTGGCAAGCTCAGTGGGGATGACACTGCTCTCAATTGA
- the LOC105175383 gene encoding uncharacterized protein LOC105175383 isoform X1 → MIMTENPKLEQMGSHHNPMSSNNCESGELGERGAGLKICVSDNVNGLQHHPSAAKSDSFVVDMERFSHLTEKDMNANSRITLQRNLSRKGSARSGEKKIIATNERDTTLLATSPRATLHGGSTPEKPVVVVMGPTDHSTVPQLHHQISFTNGTVGSECGGKRFSFRRSSHTWTTDPRRILLFFATLSCVGTIVLIYFTLSIGKLSGDDTALN, encoded by the exons ATGATAATGACTGAAAATCCAAAGCTG gAGCAAATGGGTTCTCATCATAATCCGATGAGCTCAAATAATTGTGAATCCGGGGAATTGGGAGAGAGAGGTGCTGGTCTGAAAATATGCGTGTCTGATAACGTCAATGGATTACAGCACCACCCATCAGCCGCTAAATCTGATAGCTTTGTGGTGGATATGGAGCGGTTCTCTCATCTTACGGAGAAAGACATGAAtgcaaattcaagaattaca TTGCAGAGAAACCTTTCAAGAAAAGGATCCGCCAGAAGcggagaaaagaaaatcatcgCCACCAACGAAAGAGACACTACTCTCCTTGCTACTTCACCCAGAG CTACTTTACATGGAGGGAGCACGCCTGAAAAGCCAGTGGTAGTGGTGATGGGGCCCACCGATCACTCCACCGTCCCCCAACTCCACCATCAAATCTCCTTCACAAATGGCACTGTGGGCAGCGAATGTGGTGGCAAAAGATTCAGTTTCCGGCGGTCTTCACATACCTGGACTACTGATCCGAGAAGGATACTTCTCTTCTTTGCAACCCT GTCATGTGTAGGAACTATTGTACTCATCTATTTCACCTTATCGATTGGCAAGCTCAGTGGGGATGACACTGCTCTCAATTGA
- the LOC105175382 gene encoding gibberellin 2-beta-dioxygenase 8, giving the protein MGESADPPFETTYKNLFSNSPDSTLQKDSRQELVEESELPLVDLNQLNLGDLQRQACQKLIARASQEWGFFQVINHGISRDILETMRAEQVKLLKKPFLDKTNYKDLNFSAGSYRWGTPSATCLEQLSWSEAFHVSLSDVLGSGGLNSLSSTMGQFATMVSELAQMLADILAEEMGNKTCFFKETCLPTTCYLLLNRYPPCPLYPQMSGITPHTDSDFLTILHQDNIGGLQLVKDGRWIAVKPNPQALIINIGDLFQAWSNNVYKSVEHRVVANPRKERFSTAFFFCPSYDTVIRWRGVEPGFYTSFSFGEYREQVQQDVDIFGYKIGLSRFLA; this is encoded by the exons ATGGGAGAATCAGCCGATCCACCATTTGAGACAACTTACAAGAATCTCTTCAGCAACTCGCCTGACAGTACACTGCAAAAAGATTCCAGGCAGGAGCTTGTGGAGGAAAGCGAGCTGCCGTTAGTTGATCTGAACCAGTTAAACCTTGGAGATCTCCAGAGGCAGGCATGTCAGAAGCTGATCGCTCGAGCTTCACAGGAATGGGGTTTCTTCCAGGTTATAAATCATGGGATTTCACGAGATATATTGGAGACAATGAGGGCGGAACAAGTGAAGCTGTTGAAGAAGCCGTTCCTTGATAAGACAAACTACAAAGATTTAAACTTCTCGGCTGGAAGTTACCGGTGGGGGACGCCTTCAGCTACTTGCCTGGAGCAGCTCTCCTGGTCAGAAGCCTTTCACGTATCCTTAAGTGATGTTTTGGGTTCAGGTGGCCTTAACAGCCTCAg CTCAACGATGGGGCAATTCGCGACAATGGTGTCCGAACTAGCACAAATGTTAGCAGACATATTAGCCGAGGAAATGGGTAATAAGACATGTTTTTTCAAAGAAACATGTCTGCCCACCACATGCTACCTCCTGTTGAACCGATATCCTCCATGTCCATTATACCCTCAGATGTCTGGAATAACTCCCCATACCGACAGCGATTTCCTCACAATACTACACCAAGACAACATTGGAGGACTGCAACTAGTGAAAGATGGAAGGTGGATTGCTGTTAAGCCCAATCCCCAGGCCCTCATCATCAACATCGGAGATTTATTTCAG GCTTGGAGCAATAATGTGTACAAAAGTGTGGAACATCGGGTTGTGGCAAATCCGAGAAAGGAGAGGTTTTCGACTGCTTTCTTCTTCTGTCCGTCTTATGACACAGTCATAAGGTGGAGAGGGGTTGAACCTGGTTTTTATACAAGCTTTAGCTTCGGGGAGTACAGAGAACAGGTGCAACAGGATGTTGACATTTTCGGCTACAAAATAGGACTTTCCAGGTTCCTAGCTTAA